One window of the Candidatus Microbacterium colombiense genome contains the following:
- a CDS encoding MFS transporter, which yields MADTPSPPLLRSGLSGLAVSVLVASLGTSAANVALPTIAVELESTFAQTQWVALAYLLGMTVASLTVGHLGDLLGRRKVLLAGTIVFTIAAALCTVAPTLWMLVLARAVQGIGAAVMMALPLARARDLIGPARLGAAMGLLGTTAAVGTAAGPALGGVLIAISGWPTIFALMALLGILSTLLVARQVETPLPPRSGRGLLGQLMAPSAVGPLLRIRAISVGAILNLIVGAVMMSTLIVGPFFLGGALHLSPAAIGAVMAAGPVASIITGVMAGRLVDRFGARRMTTSGLSAMITGSLVLALLPAWWGLPGYIAGTVLLAPGYQLFLAANSTGVLGATPAERRGAASGLLGLSRNLGLLTGASLLGALFAVASGPTTIVAASPDALLTGLRVTFLATAAALVIATALSALPARQAIPVDGAPHGRSRG from the coding sequence ATGGCCGACACCCCCTCCCCTCCCCTCCTCCGCTCCGGACTGAGCGGACTCGCGGTCAGCGTGCTGGTCGCCTCGCTCGGCACGAGCGCCGCGAACGTGGCGTTGCCGACGATCGCCGTCGAACTGGAGAGCACCTTCGCCCAGACGCAATGGGTCGCACTCGCCTACCTCCTGGGGATGACCGTGGCCAGCCTGACCGTCGGGCACCTCGGCGACCTGCTGGGCCGCCGGAAGGTCCTGCTGGCAGGCACGATCGTCTTCACCATCGCTGCGGCACTGTGCACCGTCGCCCCCACCCTGTGGATGCTCGTCCTCGCGCGTGCCGTCCAGGGCATCGGCGCCGCTGTCATGATGGCCCTGCCGCTCGCTCGCGCCCGCGACCTGATCGGGCCGGCGCGACTCGGCGCGGCGATGGGCCTGCTCGGCACGACGGCGGCCGTGGGAACCGCCGCCGGTCCGGCGCTCGGCGGCGTGTTGATCGCGATCTCCGGGTGGCCGACGATCTTCGCCCTCATGGCACTGCTCGGCATCCTCTCCACACTCCTGGTCGCGCGACAGGTCGAGACGCCACTCCCCCCACGATCGGGCCGCGGTCTCCTGGGGCAGCTGATGGCCCCGAGCGCCGTCGGCCCCCTGCTGAGGATCCGCGCCATCTCGGTGGGGGCGATCCTCAATCTGATCGTCGGGGCCGTCATGATGAGCACCCTCATCGTCGGACCGTTCTTCCTCGGCGGCGCTCTGCATCTGTCACCGGCCGCGATCGGCGCGGTCATGGCCGCCGGCCCCGTCGCGTCGATCATCACGGGCGTCATGGCGGGGCGGCTCGTGGACCGCTTCGGGGCGCGACGCATGACGACGTCGGGGCTCAGCGCGATGATCACCGGATCGCTCGTTCTCGCGCTCCTCCCCGCCTGGTGGGGGCTTCCCGGCTACATCGCCGGCACCGTGCTGCTGGCACCCGGCTACCAGCTCTTCCTCGCGGCGAACAGCACCGGCGTGCTCGGCGCGACACCGGCGGAGCGTCGCGGGGCGGCATCGGGGCTGCTCGGCCTCTCGCGCAACCTCGGGCTGCTGACGGGGGCGTCGCTGCTGGGAGCCCTCTTCGCCGTGGCATCCGGACCGACGACGATCGTCGCCGCATCCCCGGACGCGCTGCTCACGGGTCTGCGGGTCACGTTTCTCGCGACCGCCGCGGCGCTGGTGATCGCCACGGCGCTCTCCGCCCTCCCCGCACGGCAGGCGATACCCGTCGACGGTGCGCCGCACGGGCGCTCGAGAGGTTAG
- a CDS encoding helix-turn-helix domain containing protein, with product MTTPATRSRENTRARLLEAAAQLFAEVGLDGASVEAVCERAGFTRGAFYSNFESKDELFLMLAGSVADARVTAVRERVAQLTADGGLVEGCDPTELLQKVMDSGSDDRLGVMLMSEIRIRALRDEQFGAAYLVQEREMVASISQIITDIVDAGLLRLRLPAEVAARILMIVWEGMTVRGAMAGQDDAQLRRAGSEELGRLVQMLLEP from the coding sequence ATGACGACACCCGCTACCCGCAGTCGCGAGAACACGCGTGCGCGGCTCTTGGAGGCCGCCGCGCAGTTGTTCGCCGAGGTCGGCCTCGACGGAGCCTCGGTCGAGGCGGTCTGCGAACGTGCCGGCTTCACGCGGGGCGCGTTCTACTCGAACTTCGAATCCAAGGATGAGCTCTTCCTCATGCTCGCCGGGAGCGTCGCCGATGCCCGGGTCACCGCGGTGCGCGAGCGCGTCGCCCAGCTCACCGCCGACGGCGGACTCGTCGAGGGCTGCGACCCGACCGAGCTGCTGCAGAAGGTGATGGACTCCGGCAGCGACGACCGCCTGGGCGTGATGCTGATGAGCGAGATCCGTATCCGGGCGCTTCGCGACGAGCAGTTCGGGGCGGCCTATCTGGTGCAGGAGCGCGAGATGGTCGCCAGCATCTCGCAGATCATCACCGACATCGTCGATGCCGGTCTGCTGCGTCTGCGCCTGCCCGCCGAGGTCGCGGCGCGCATCCTGATGATCGTGTGGGAAGGCATGACGGTCCGCGGTGCGATGGCCGGCCAGGACGACGCCCAGCTGCGCCGAGCCGGCAGCGAGGAACTGGGCCGCCTCGTGCAGATGCTGCTCGAGCCCTAA
- a CDS encoding helix-turn-helix domain containing protein, whose product MTLSSSRPPSPRRRPGRPPIIDTDAIAAAVIEIGFPDLTFAAVAERLGVAQATLYRHASNRDALVRLGLDRALRTAEWPDLDGEWRPLLERWAIASWRAWEQHPGAVLEVARGIVPWSIVTISDRVGAALVERGFTARAAVLAVDLVFDLTADSRRGVETLDAPVSEAAGGMRELIEKQWRSPSPGGATAQVHEEMLRAITTAPFEWFHGKLRVVLAGIAHELSGEHPEPEDITT is encoded by the coding sequence GTGACCCTAAGTTCGTCTCGTCCTCCCTCTCCTCGACGCCGGCCAGGACGCCCTCCCATCATCGACACGGACGCGATCGCCGCAGCCGTGATCGAGATCGGATTCCCCGACCTGACCTTCGCCGCCGTCGCAGAGCGTCTGGGCGTCGCCCAGGCCACGCTGTACCGGCACGCGAGCAACCGCGATGCGCTCGTGCGGCTCGGCCTGGATCGTGCGTTGCGCACCGCCGAATGGCCGGACCTCGACGGCGAATGGCGGCCGCTGCTCGAGCGCTGGGCCATCGCATCGTGGCGCGCCTGGGAACAGCATCCCGGAGCGGTTCTCGAGGTGGCGAGAGGCATCGTGCCCTGGTCGATCGTGACGATCTCCGATCGGGTCGGCGCTGCCCTCGTCGAACGCGGCTTCACGGCGCGTGCCGCCGTGCTCGCGGTCGATCTCGTCTTCGACCTCACCGCCGACAGCAGGCGCGGGGTCGAGACGTTGGACGCGCCCGTGTCGGAGGCGGCGGGAGGGATGCGCGAGCTGATCGAGAAGCAGTGGCGGTCACCGTCGCCCGGCGGGGCCACGGCGCAGGTGCACGAGGAGATGCTCCGCGCGATCACCACCGCGCCGTTCGAGTGGTTCCACGGCAAGCTCCGAGTCGTGCTGGCCGGTATCGCGCACGAACTCTCGGGTGAGCATCCCGAGCCGGAAGACATCACGACATGA
- a CDS encoding XRE family transcriptional regulator has translation MDDGKLRENTTLDPTLERIGPRLQSLRARRGATLAEVSAATGISTSTLSRLETGQRRASLELLLPLAREYRVSLDALVGAPETGDPRVRLRPSRVNGRTVVALTRQPGERHAWKIVVPRSSQPPRLTSHDGSSWMYVLSGRIRLIVGDRDVVLASGEVAEFDTRTPHWFGATGDEDAEILTIFGATAGLGHHHEELATRHLAEALGDAMLD, from the coding sequence ATGGACGACGGGAAACTGCGAGAGAACACCACGCTCGATCCGACGCTGGAACGCATCGGACCGCGCCTTCAGTCTTTACGCGCCCGCCGGGGCGCGACACTGGCGGAGGTGTCTGCCGCCACCGGGATATCGACGAGCACGCTCTCTCGCCTGGAGACCGGCCAGCGGCGCGCCAGCCTCGAGCTGCTTCTGCCGCTGGCGCGGGAGTACCGGGTGTCGCTCGATGCGCTCGTGGGGGCACCGGAGACGGGCGATCCGCGGGTTCGGTTGCGCCCTAGCCGTGTGAATGGTCGTACCGTCGTCGCTCTCACGCGGCAGCCCGGTGAGCGCCATGCTTGGAAGATCGTGGTGCCGCGCTCCTCGCAGCCGCCGCGGCTCACCTCCCACGACGGCTCGTCGTGGATGTACGTGCTGAGTGGTCGCATCCGACTCATCGTCGGGGACCGTGACGTCGTGCTCGCCAGTGGTGAAGTCGCGGAATTCGACACGCGCACACCGCACTGGTTCGGCGCGACCGGCGACGAGGATGCCGAGATCCTCACGATCTTCGGCGCCACCGCCGGGCTCGGTCATCACCACGAGGAACTGGCGACCCGTCATCTCGCGGAGGCGCTCGGCGACGCGATGCTTGATTAA